The following are encoded together in the Mugil cephalus isolate CIBA_MC_2020 chromosome 18, CIBA_Mcephalus_1.1, whole genome shotgun sequence genome:
- the LOC124995479 gene encoding V-set domain-containing T-cell activation inhibitor 1-like yields MTQIKCVAVLVVLSFQWTLSRGDSEVFCVFAESCVLPCSFQFDSGAVIHWTRAGTEPKSVHSYVSGQDQLTHQDQDQNFRGRTALFEDQISRGNASLLLTGVKVQDEGRYQCYTSSTTGNETSFIDLKMDAPVQEVNIVHAGKRITCSSNGIYPEPELTWSTTPPSNRTFKSSTIVQRAKEQLYNISSSLILPSSNGDLVINCTVSTRRSRETASFLHFSKQLEESTAIAMVFGVILITILTGLVPCICLKCKKHTSVLRQDSYQPDVTWMRRRNSEDRIVFDTETDSHEANHWLLIDSVTTNSSGEIDEV; encoded by the exons ATGACACAGATAAAGTGCGTCGCGGTGTTGGTGGTTCTTTCCTTTCAGTGGACTCTTTCACGAGGAG ACTCCGAGGTGTTTTGCGTCTTCGCGGAAAGCTGCGTCTTACCGTGCAGCTTCCAGTTCGATAGCGGAGCGGTCATCCACTGGACCCGTGCAGGAACAGAACCCAAGTCTGTCCACTCCTACGTCTCCGGCCAAGACCAGCTCacacaccaggaccaggaccagaacttcaGAGGCAGGACGGCACTGTTCGaggatcagatctccagaggaaacgcctcactgctgctgacaggagtcaAGGTTCAGGATGAAGGAAGATACCAGTGTTACACCAGCTCCACCACTGGAAACGAGACTTCATTTATCGACCTGAAAATGGACG CTCCAGTCCAAGAAGTCAACATAGTTCATGCAGGAAAGAGGATCACCTGCAGCTCTAACGGGATCTACCCTGAACCTGAGCTCACCTGGTCCACCACACCTCCATCCAACAGGACCTTTAAGAGTTCAACCATTGTCCAGAGGGCGAAGGAGCAGCTttacaacatcagcagttcTCTGATACTCCCCAGCAGCAACGGTGATCTGGTCATCAACTGCACCGTCAGCACTCGAAGAAGCAGGGAGACAGCCTCATTTCTGCACTTCTCAAAGCAGTTAGAAGAAA GCACCGCTATAGCAATGGTGTTTGGTGTCATTTTGATTACAATACTAACAGGCCTGGTACCATGCATCTGCCTTAAATGTaaaaag CACACATCTGTCCTCCGACAAGATtcatatcagcctgatgtcacgtggatgagaagaagaaactcgGAGGACAGGATAGTGTTCGACACCGAAAC GGACAGTCACGAAGCGAATCACTGGTTACTGATAGACAGCGTAACAACCAACAGCTCTGGAGAAATCGATGAAGTCTga